The following nucleotide sequence is from Bactrocera oleae isolate idBacOlea1 chromosome 2, idBacOlea1, whole genome shotgun sequence.
tcatattaaatactTCATAATtatggtttaaaaatttaaaaaatatattaaattctataGTTTAAAAACATCAACTAGTTTGGAAAAACACCAGCTGATTCACAAAGATATCAAGAAATTCGCCTGTGACTATTGCGATAAAGAATTTCGGACAAAAGATGCAAAGCTTTCTCATGAACGTATACATACAGGAGAAAAACCTTTTAAATGCAAGTACTGCGATCGGGGTTTCCGTTTTCGTAGTGGATTAATGGTTAGTATAAATACATatcacaaataattttaacaaaatgcaTAATGTTTCGTTTAATATCCTTTCCAGGGTCACATTAATTTACATACGGGGGATCGTCCATATTCCTGCCAGGATTGCAATCGTCAATTCACCAACTGGGGTAATATGAACAAACACATGAAACGTTGTCATAATCGCCAAAGCAGTGGAAAGAGTACTTAGTTATGTTGATGGCACCACAATTATAGCAAATCACTTTGCTTTATGCTGTAAAGGGTGTATAATACAATGCCAAGAAAAGAATACACTGCGTGTCCTGTCATTATATCAGTCAAAATAGCACTCATTCGCATAACATTATGCAAAATTGATTGCAGGTTGTCTTTGATATTATAACAAAATCCCGGCTATGGTAATTTTAAGCAACTAAtgttagatatataatataatattatataataaaatcaagtaatttacatacataagtgaaGACTTTAGTACACATTTTGAAATAAACATGTTGATTGAGAATGCCATATAAAATAGTGTCATAGTTAAGTAATATCGTCAAAAGTTAtagggttacatgggtttcctcgagcaaaaaacggcctattttgaatatttttttttttcataaaaaataaaataatttatagaaacTTTTCTTCGAGAACCtgtgaaaaatttcattaagatcggttcagtagttcgcgagaaatcttgacaacctaCTTCGAAAACACAGTTCCGAGAAAAACCCGTTTACAGTTTTAAGTGACCATATAGCTAAATCCATCGCGCCACTTTTCAATgctatatctccaaaactattactcggataaacttaataatttaggacaatattctggagttgttatagaaaaaaataagacaGTCAAAATGCTTTTCTTTTGAAGTTTCTTGTTAAGAAAGGAGTGATAAAAATTTCAGacctatatctcaaaaactgagggcctagttagttcacatatatacagttGGACAGAGGGACGGACATAGCGAAATCGACTCAGcccgtcatgctgatcatttttacatatttattgtacagtgtctccgacgtttcaCTTTGGATGttagaatataataaaatgaaaatgaggtATGCTCCGCGACTTAgagtctattgtgccctcccctaagtcacactAAGCCTTAGCAAATTGCTGAATCCCAATATACTGCCAGGGCCTTAATGCTGCGTCTGCACACTGCTGTGCAGTCTACTAGTCTACTAGCAGGAGTTGtggggtttccggctccatgtcgCAGCACCGGCAGTTTGAACAAGACGCTAGTCTCATGTTGTATAGAAGCTTCTTGAGCTTGTAATGGTCGGCATGCCTTGGAattgttgccaatgtctctgcCTGTCTACTCTTTCCACCTTAGGGAACAACGCCTTTATGGTATGTGAACTAATCGCGATGTACGGTTCCGGTACAGCTCATTCCCGGCTATACCCCAGTGACCAGACATCATTTTATTCCGCCTTACTGCCAAGGGGTTTACTTCTTAGTGAAGCTTATaactttggtaatgctgtccttTGGGAGAAGGTCACTTATAGCGTTCATCTTttgggacgagattaccttccctctgCCAAAtccttctgctgtcatttgaagcAAAGTTTTGGCTGCCTGTTTGATTACTATATGTAGCGGTGTGATTttccgacgcgcagatgcaggtaAGTCGTTGAAGCTTCGCTAGTTGGAGTCCTACTGAAGTCGGCGATGCTTTTGAATTTCGAATTCTGGTATTACCTACTGCGGCTTCAGCTGCTGTTTTGTTGTCCTAATCTCGTtgttgtaagcagttaggctgcaCTTGTAGTCCTACCAGTTCCCGGTACGCTTGACCTCGTTAAATAGTTTGCGTACCGTTTTTCTTAGTTCGGAGAGTTTACTTGACCACCAAGGACAGCTACGAACCTTGGTGATCGTCTTTAGGGGACAGCTGCTGTGATATGCCTCTATAATGGACTGATTTAGCGCAAACAATCTGTCAAGTCGTTTTGAGTGACCTTAGTTCAAAATTCCAATCGAATAGCATCATTCACTTCTATATTTTTATCGTTTGTAAAAATTCGTCTATGATATTATCGTAAGACAAGGGCAGAGGTGTTTCGTGTATGTGGCGCCATATCTCTTCCAGTCCAAAGACTTCAGAGCTCATGTAGTAGCACTGAATTATTTGCTTATACTAGTACTTACTTGCCCCCATTTAGCCATAAATAATTGCAAtgctaatatttaaattttttatttattattattttttttattgttaattttattgcatGCACAAAAATGTTAATCTTACCattttatatactaatatattttttcatacctataatgtgtatgtaattatgtatgtatgtatgaatgtttgttctgtaatttcttttatttcattaatgtCTACACTCTTTGAGTTGTCAATACATAGCTAGTACAACAATAACTATAATATCTCagttaatattttaactatGTATAGTAATTTCGTTTTTACGCTACATTTTCCTTATAATTCATTTTCGGTCCACATACAGTTGGTATGCACTGTTGCGCTAACATCTCTTACATTTAACGCTTCGAATTCAAACATGTATTACAACCAATAATAAttctgcatgtacatatatttaaggaGAAAAGtcgtacatttttatattaattgtgattttttttctttgaggTTAAAAACATacagttgatttttttttatggctGCGGCTTTAATTGtttgcaattttctttttacaaGTACAAGTATTTCAGCTGATTAATGAATTTGCTTTTTTGAGATTGAATACAACAACAGTGAAATGttcaaatgaaatcaaaaaacttAATCTTTTTGGTATTAAACTACTTTGCTTTCGTTTGCTTAAgcttataaatatttctcttttaaatttttaattatttttgtacattAGTATTTTAGTGTTTTTCTCATTAGTTTGTCGGCgttatgctttttttttgaTCTGGTAGCTTAGCTATGCATTATTGACTGGCGTTAAAGAAAACTGGTCGCTGTGCAATAAAAGAtatgtagtaaaaatttaaataagaaaataaaaaactttaatatttacgcatacatacatgtaaacgcattttttgtttgcaaaaaatatattaatattaatattttccattttgcaTTTGCTCGTGTAAATTGAGTACTTtatttgcatgtaaacaaaCTCAGTCATTAAGAGCTAATTTAGTATTCATTATGACACATGGTAAAAAGTATATGTTATAATAATGATTACAGCTCCACCTAATTGCAATTCATgaatgaaaagttaaaaaaagattAAGATTATGGcaactctaaaatttttatattgacgAAAGATTTGAAAAAAAGCAACTGTAGGTACAGTaaagaaaagaaatttgttgttttgtggttgttgtaacgattattCAGCTTCTGCTTGGGGGAAAGCTTAACTGGTATCAGTtagcttttaacaaaattacttaaCGGTAGGCCCAGCAAATGAGCTGTTTCGAAGCGTTCGGACCATAGAGAGAGGGGAGTTAAGTGAGTTGATTTAATTGGGCGTGAAAGGGGTGATTAGTTGCagtgaagaagcgagaaagtTCTAGGAGATAGGAGTTCACTTTTGATCACATGTGTATGAGGTAATAGAAACTCCTTCTACTGGTTGCGAGAGCTTCGAAGTGTAGTGATCAACCAATAGTGGGGAGGGGACACCACCCTGCCAGACCCTTTAACTCTGTTTGGATCGGCAATTAATAACAGCAATTTAAGCTATTTCGGCTCTTGtatttgaactaaattttcaataaaagcaaaacaaataaataaaaaatgtttgtctcgcgcttttcgctttttattgttattttcgtaaCAATACAGGAAGTGAAGAAGTATGAAGTCATGATTAACGATTTAGTTTTCTTACAACCCTTCATTATTACAGgtttatacatatttgataCAAGAACCAAGTCAAGATTTAGGTCAATCCCTATcccgaaattatatttttctcttaTTATCAGTTATTCTTTGTGGAATTACCTTGGCAGACTGAACTTTGCCAAACTGGTgccataataaatataatattatataatatatacagagaTCCGAtctaatttttttggagattgcacTATTGTCCTAGGCAATAACCCAAGCCAAATGAAGATGaagtatctcgtcaaataaaaaagcttttcatacaagtatttaattccgatcgttcagtttgtacgatctgaataatttcctcagagattaaactattgtcttagacaataacccaagCCGAATTttacagacagacaggcggacattaaaccgactcagctcgtcaggctgatcatttataaatattgtataggGTCTTcgccgtttccttctaggtgttacaaacttcgtgacaatttattaaaaatcccCTTGCTGTTATGAACTATTATCATTTTAGAAATATTCCATTTCTAATTCGTACAGTACATACTTTGAGTAGAGATAAGGCAGTTAATTACTAATACATTTCTAAACTAGAACTgaataaatatacaacaaaatgtCAAACACTATATTTTAGGTGGCATTTGGTCAGATTTCATAGCAGTATGATCAGCTAAGTTTTCTACGCACCTATATAAGTATTCCATAGAAAACTTTATGCGCCATGACGAACAATAAAGGTGCTTCATAAATATTTCAGTATTGGCAAAATCGTAGTATTTTGATGACGTCATAAAATTTCTTTgatagaaaaattaaagaattcgaaaaaaatgaagcatacctttaggcgaaGAGTTTATTTTAAGGAATAAAAGTTGACAAGtatataaccgaaatttttTGTCAGAGCAAGATCGTTATGTAGTCTTAGATTAAAACAAGATTTGACATATACATGTAAGAGatattattacaaaatgtttcaaaaatgttgcacataacctcaaatcattaatttcttttttacaattaaGCAGTGATcactgttatattatataagaatcGGCTTATTGCaaattcactttttagttttacAATAAACATCAAGAATATGTTGTTAAAAACAAAGAGGAGAGGCTCCACATTagattatttattaatgtttttatttacaatatttaatcgCTTACTATATTTAACATTAACTTTAACATTTTAATCACTTATTTTTGTGTAAagaattacttattttttttgttataacatGAGTACACTAACAGAAAAATCAgtcacatacacaaatacaataacataattttatcttttttttttttttttaattaaatttatgaatcaaaaataaatgcttAAGTATTTTTTGCATGAAAACATGGCTCAATTACGTTGGCAAAAATTAGTTGTTTGCTTGGTATAATTAGTACAATTACAAATACtgctaaatatttttctatgtaATACGAGTATAACTAACATTAGCGTTGGGTGTCATCTAACACATCCAGAGCGTTGCGATTACTACTTGGACTAAGTAAGTAATCTGTATATGGAAGATGCACTGTCGCGTACACACTTCCTCTTGTTTGAGCAAACAAACTGTCAAATTGTCGGCGCTAAGTTAAATTTCAGCGCTGCCGCGGAAAAAGATGTCAGCACCAACACCGTTAACACGACTAATCGCACGGTTCGATTTGTAGCGTTGCGTGACTTCTTTTTGCTCTTCTCCGGTTTGTACTTTGCTGGCAGCTAATACCATTGGCTGTTGCTGTTTTCTGGGCGTCGGCGGCGCCGCATATTTACGACTAGCAGCACGCTGATAGCGACGCGCTTGCATGGCCAAATCATCGAGAAGTAATTCATTTGTTGACTTGGCGCGCTGTGACGCTATGTTCGGTCGTGGCGCGCCATTTACAGCATTTACACCACTAACGCCgctatttaatttcatattgtTAATGGGTGGCGGTGGTGGTGCCGCCTTTTTGCGCTTAGGTTCTTCCTTATTCTCACCCATATTCAGCTGTTGGCGTACAAATGATTGACTCAATGTGGAACCGCGTATAAAATCGCAATCAGCATCACCACGTTCGTCGGCCGCTCCACCTTCGCCTATCTCGCgatataaatttaattgcgGTGAGTATTTGTGCAGCGCATGCGCCATTTGTTCAATACTTAATTGATCCTGTTTTAACAGACTATCGGAGGGCATTTTAACAAATGGGCGCTTTACTTTCGTTTGTGTTGCTTTGAGACGATCGAAGAGATTATGTAGTGTTGTGGCACGTTGCTTTTGTTTCGCTAATGGCATTATGGTGCGCTTGCGTTTAGGCGTTTGTGCTGCGTTAGCAACGGCGctatttgtgtttgttgttggcaTCGCCGCCTTTTTGTGAGCGCTTGCCGCTAATGATGGCAGTTTCATGGGCGTACTGCCTGGGTAACCGATATTATTGATGCGACTCGAGCTAAGTGACTTAAAAACATCATCGTCCAGTTCACTTAAACTTACCATTTGCTCATCGCAACCCGTAGAGTATGTGGTAGCACGGCTAAACTTTGCCTGCGGGCTAACTTTTTTTTCGTCTTCTTCATCGTCATCGCCGCCACTGTAACTGGCGAAAATTTCATCAAAGGCTGCATTTACAATGAACGTTTCATCATGTTCAACGTTCATGTGCGCGTCAACGTCtatatcttcttcttcttgtctgACGCGCTTACTATTGTGCTGCGCGGCACTGTAGTCATAACTATTGATATTTTCACAACCTTTATTAACAGACGTTAATCGACTTGATATGGTGCCAAAGAGATTTTTACGGTAATCATCATCCATATTACAATACTGTTGCATCAAGTGATCATTATCGCTTTTTGCAGCTCGCGTATCTTCGGCGCAGTGCAAACTTAATGTGCTGTGTCGCTTAAGGGGGCTACCATTCGGCGATAATATATTACTATTGTCGACGCCAGGCAGAGACTGAGCGCTTAAGCTACTTTCGAGTTTAGTATGTGCTGTTTTTGACGGCGCGCGTTTAGCGCTATTGTTAAAAGCAGCTAGTAGTTGCTGCTTACTTAGTTTTATGAGGCGTTGCCGTGATTCGTATGATTTACGCTTTAGTTGATGATATTTACTATTACTAGTGCCGTGCTGAGAGTGACGTGACGAGTGTGTGGGCGTATCATATGTGTATGTTGTTGTGTGTATGGCGCTTTTAAGTGTTGGCATATACTTACAATTTCTCTCTGATAACTGTTCGCGCTCgcactgttgttgctgttgcagtgCCCAAGCGCGTTCTTTGGCGCGTTCTTGATCGGCAAGCTTGCGCTGCATAGCAAGCGTTTCGAATGTGTGCACCATACTCCCCACGTGTGAACGCACCTCTGGTATACCTAAATCGCCGCTGAATAGATCACGCTGATGTCGTTGCTGCGCTGTGAGCAGCTCACCACCACTAGCGCGTTTATTCAGTGTCTGTATACCGGTGGCATTTTTATAAAGCGCACCGGCTGAGACGCTGGGACGTAGCGCGTCATGTTGGCGACGACGCTGCGGAAAACGTTCTATAAATTCTGTCGCTTCTTGTTGCCAAAGCAGTTCGCCATCGAATGTggcttttgtggttgttgttgttttatgtgAGACTGGCTGCATTTGCGTAGTTTTTTGTGTTGTCATATTATGTGTAACGTTGTATTGAAGAAGTGTGTGTAAGTTGTATGTTTAGGTGTAGTTGTTGTAGGCGTGTCCAAGCGACGGACatgaaagtacatatgtaatatcGAAGAGAATagcaaattaaaattgaagCCAAAGAAGGGAAAGTGTGTAAATGATAAGCATTGAAAATTGTTGAAGTGTTAATTGTTTAAGGAGagattaagaaatattttagataaaaattaaacaaaaaaa
It contains:
- the LOC106624572 gene encoding uncharacterized protein isoform X5; this translates as MFQRDRLPHQCGMQERRHQHQHHLPRPLKLILALVIIICLKGTNCFQRFSEQPKYTEVNPGQDALLTCKVIDKRGTCSWQKDNKPVGIYAKKYEWAARPSSSSNGNLHLDLHPPPMQIGGDCSLWIRSATLDFDDGLWECQVTASDFTTQDALTSQPVRLVVRVVPQRPRLEYEGAHVPPGHNITIDSGALATVKCVSHYGNPPATLNWYLGDQEIQPIHSQINNTEPDNPRTWSATSVVQVTTMRERHGDILRCLAHHESYTAKSVPVEARLDVKYAPTIRLIGSPEIDLEEDKDALILRCVADANPPASIVWRRAGRSEIASLQETLQLRPVGRRDAGLYTCQAQNSVGTSEQLSVQLDVKYPPKIVSAGPDRLTTAPLFSPAAFECVAEGNPMPSYKWVQRIAHGSKFVERGSEPRLVIDNVTYDYQGEYECRATNYINGQERVAVSEPISLQVVGAPQVLRPHPSMHTISVKRGQPAVMSLVVCADPRPHRVSWEWGSLRLEAGSGIADRFRADDMLQDSREDCYLSTLHILHTDEHDSRPYYLVVENERGTDRHAIHLNVEGTFTGSSGYKSSDKDSEKADLKSRSDSTSGPQGDSIYTTPAGFHHHQQQQQQQQLQQHHQQAQQQQQQQHHHLQTAHGSPEAMKPVSHKTTTTTKATFDGELLWQQEATEFIERFPQRRRQHDALRPSVSAGALYKNATGIQTLNKRASGGELLTAQQRHQRDLFSGDLGIPEVRSHVGSMVHTFETLAMQRKLADQERAKERAWALQQQQQCEREQLSERNCKYMPTLKSAIHTTTYTYDTPTHSSRHSQHGTSNSKYHQLKRKSYESRQRLIKLSKQQLLAAFNNSAKRAPSKTAHTKLESSLSAQSLPGVDNSNILSPNGSPLKRHSTLSLHCAEDTRAAKSDNDHLMQQYCNMDDDYRKNLFGTISSRLTSVNKGCENINSYDYSAAQHNSKRVRQEEEDIDVDAHMNVEHDETFIVNAAFDEIFASYSGGDDDEEDEKKVSPQAKFSRATTYSTGCDEQMVSLSELDDDVFKSLSSSRINNIGYPGSTPMKLPSLAASAHKKAAMPTTNTNSAVANAAQTPKRKRTIMPLAKQKQRATTLHNLFDRLKATQTKVKRPFVKMPSDSLLKQDQLSIEQMAHALHKYSPQLNLYREIGEGGAADERGDADCDFIRGSTLSQSFVRQQLNMGENKEEPKRKKAAPPPPPINNMKLNSGVSGVNAVNGAPRPNIASQRAKSTNELLLDDLAMQARRYQRAASRKYAAPPTPRKQQQPMVLAASKVQTGEEQKEVTQRYKSNRAISRVNGVGADIFFRGSAEI
- the LOC106624572 gene encoding uncharacterized protein isoform X6; translation: MFQRDRLPHQCGMQERRHQHQHHLPRPLKLILALVIIICLKGTNCFQRFSEQPKYTEVNPGQDALLTCKVIDKRGTCSWQKDNKPVGIYAKKYEWAARPSSSSNGNLHLDLHPPPMQIGGDCSLWIRSATLDFDDGLWECQVTASDFTTQDALTSQPVRLVVRVVPQRPRLEYEGAHVPPGHNITIDSGALATVKCVSHYGNPPATLNWYLGDQEIQPIHSQINNTEPDNPRTWSATSVVQVTTMRERHGDILRCLAHHESYTAKSVPVEARLDVKYAPTIRLIGSPEIDLEEDKDALILRCVADANPPASIVWRRAGRSEIASLQETLQLRPVGRRDAGLYTCQAQNSVGTSEQLSVQLDVKYPPKIVSAGPDRLTTAPLFSPAAFECVAEGNPMPSYKWVQRIAHGSKFVERGSEPRLVIDNVTYDYQGEYECRATNYINGQERVAVSEPISLQVVGAPQVLRPHPSMHTISVKRGQPAVMSLVVCADPRPHRVSWEWGSLRLEAGSGIADRFRADDMLQDSREDCYLSTLHILHTDEHDSRPYYLVVENERGTDRHAIHLNVEGSSGYKSSDKDSEKADLKSRSDSTSGPQGDSIYTTPAGFHHHQQQQQQQQLQQHHQQAQQQQQQQHHHLQTAHGSPEAMKPVSHKTTTTTKATFDGELLWQQEATEFIERFPQRRRQHDALRPSVSAGALYKNATGIQTLNKRASGGELLTAQQRHQRDLFSGDLGIPEVRSHVGSMVHTFETLAMQRKLADQERAKERAWALQQQQQCEREQLSERNCKYMPTLKSAIHTTTYTYDTPTHSSRHSQHGTSNSKYHQLKRKSYESRQRLIKLSKQQLLAAFNNSAKRAPSKTAHTKLESSLSAQSLPGVDNSNILSPNGSPLKRHSTLSLHCAEDTRAAKSDNDHLMQQYCNMDDDYRKNLFGTISSRLTSVNKGCENINSYDYSAAQHNSKRVRQEEEDIDVDAHMNVEHDETFIVNAAFDEIFASYSGGDDDEEDEKKVSPQAKFSRATTYSTGCDEQMVSLSELDDDVFKSLSSSRINNIGYPGSTPMKLPSLAASAHKKAAMPTTNTNSAVANAAQTPKRKRTIMPLAKQKQRATTLHNLFDRLKATQTKVKRPFVKMPSDSLLKQDQLSIEQMAHALHKYSPQLNLYREIGEGGAADERGDADCDFIRGSTLSQSFVRQQLNMGENKEEPKRKKAAPPPPPINNMKLNSGVSGVNAVNGAPRPNIASQRAKSTNELLLDDLAMQARRYQRAASRKYAAPPTPRKQQQPMVLAASKVQTGEEQKEVTQRYKSNRAISRVNGVGADIFFRGSAEI